In Macadamia integrifolia cultivar HAES 741 chromosome 5, SCU_Mint_v3, whole genome shotgun sequence, a single window of DNA contains:
- the LOC122079513 gene encoding signal recognition particle subunit SRP68-like: MGKTNENSASTMEIDDEKSQVSDQINPKFSINVLQLLKSAQMQHGLRHGDYTRYRRYCTARLRRLYKSLKFTHGRAKYTRRAITESTVTEVRFLHVVLYTAERAWSHAMEKRQLPDGPNARQRIYLIGRLRKAVKWATLFAQLCAIKGDSRTSLEAEAYANYMKGTLLFEQDQNWDTALNHFRNARAVYEELGKYGELDNQVLCRERVEELEPSIRYCLHKVGESKIQTSELLDISKIEGPGLDLFRAKLEAVMAEARSQQAAAMTEFCWLGHRFPISNAKTRVSILKAQELEKDLNASAADSLPAEKKLGIFDKIFAAYHEARSCIRKDLDSAGNAETVKDNLNGLDKAVSAILVQRTIERNQLLVSIAKSKFKKHRDDKGEKITKPEELVRLYDLLTQNTTDLSDLVSSGRDRKPEEVAFAEEYELKGLAFRAERCFYLAKSYSLAGKRTEAYALYCQARTLADNVIQKLQSVGDPDMVLIQELKLLESNCRSNSCIEHAAAIMEENMAPEKLSKGISTISLTGAEKKVEKFLLDKLDLYESAVSNSNMKEVPRIEAFPPPFQPAPRNPIILDIAFNLIEFPSLENRMKKDKKGFISRLWR, from the exons ATGGGGAAGACGAACGAGAATTCTGCTTCCACCATGGAGATTGACGATGAAAAATCGCAAGTTTCTGATCAGATCAATCCCAAGTTCTCTATAAATG TGCTGCAGCTATTAAAATCTGCTCAGATGCAGCACGGATTGCGACATGGGGATTATACTCGTTATCG GAGATACTGCACTGCACGACTAAGGAGGTTATACAAATCGCTGAAGTTCACTCATGGCCGTGCCAAATACACAAGGAGGGCGATAACTGAATCTACAGTGACGGAAGTGAG GTTTCTTCATGTAGTCCTTTATACGGCAGAGAGAGCTTGGAGCCATGCCATGGAGAAAAGACAACTGCCAGATGGTCCAAATGCACGTCAAAGGATCTACTTGATTGGTAGGTTGAGGAAGGCTGTAAAATGGGCTACACTTTTTGCCCAATTGTGCGCCATCAAGGGAGATTCCAGAACCTCCCTAGAAGCGGAG GCCTATGCCAATTATATGAAGGGGACTTTGCTATTTGAACAAGATCAGAATTGGGACACTGCGTTGAATCATTTCAGGAATGCCAG GGCTGTTTATGAGGAACTTGGGAAATATGGTGAATTAGACAATCAAGTTTTGTGCCGTGAACGTGTTGAAGAGTTAGAACCAAGTATTCGGTACTGTCTACACAAAGTTGGTGAATCAAAGATACAGACTTCTGAGCTTTTAGATATTAGCAAAATTGAAGGACCTGGATTGGATCTTTTCAGAGCTAAATTGGAG GCCGTTATGGCTGAGGCAAGATCTCAACAGGCGGCAGCCATGACGGAGTTTTGTTGGCTTGGTCATAGATTTCCAATCTCCAATGCTAAGACTCGGGTctccatattgaaag CTCAGGAGCTGGAGAAGGATCTAAATGCTTCAGCAGCTGACTCATTGCCCGCAGAGAAAAAGCTTGGCATTTTTGACAAGATCTTTGCTGCATATCATGAGGCGAGGAGCTGCATCCGTAAAGATTTG GACTCTGCAGGGAATGCAGAAACTGTGAAGGACAACCTGAATGGACTTGATAAGGCTGTTAGTGCCATATTAGTGCAGCGCACAATAGAGAGAAACCAGTTACTGGTTAGTATTGCCAAAAGTAAATTTAAGAAACACCGTGATGACAAAGGTGAGAAAATCACGAAGCCGGAGGAGCTTGTTCGTTTGTATGATCTTTTAACACAG AATACAACTGATCTGTCTGATTTAGTTAGTTCTGGAAGAGATAGAAAACCTGAAGAAGTGGCTTTTGCTGAAGAGTATGAACTTAAGGGCTTGGCTTTTCGGGCAGAAAG GTGCTTCTATTTGGCTAAATCTTACAGTTTAGCTGGAAAGAGGACAGAAGCATATGCGTTGTACTGCCAGGCTCGCACTCTAGCTGATAATGTCATTCAGAAACTCCAGTCTGTTGGTGACCCTGACATG GTACTGATCCAGGAGTTGAAGTTGTTAGAGAGCAATTGCAGATCAAACAGTTGCATTGAACATGCTGCAGCCATTATGGAAGAGAATATGGCTCCAGAAAAGCTCTCTAAAGGAATCTCTACTATATCATTGACTGGAGCTGAAAAGAAG GTGGAAAAATTCCTTCTGGATAAACTTGATCTTTATGAGTCTGCTGTTAGCAACTCTAACATGAAAGAAGTTCCGCGGATTGAAGCCTTCCCTCCACCCTTTCAGCCAGCTCCTCGCAATCCCATCATTTTGGACATAGCATTTAATTTGATCGAGTTCCCATCCCTTGAGAACAGGATGAAGAAAGACAAGAAGGGGTTTATCAGTAGACTTTGGCGATGA